From Pseudomonadota bacterium, one genomic window encodes:
- the mdh gene encoding malate dehydrogenase: protein MDKKVTVIGAGNVGATAAQRLAEKELCDVVLIDIVEGVPQGKSLDLMEAAPIEKHDSHITGANSYEASAGSDIVIITAGIPRKPGMSRDDLISTNAGIVKNVVKEVVKYSPDTIIIIVSNPLDAMCHVAYEASGFPKNRIIGMAGVLDSARFRAFIAMELNVSVENTHAFVLGGHGDTMVPLPRYSTVAGIPITELISKERIDELVKRTANGGAEIVSLLKTGSAYYAPASAAVEMAESILKDKKKILPCAAYLEGEYGINGLFIGVPVKLGSKGIEEIIQIKMTDEEKAALKKSADAVTELKEVLKKIAG from the coding sequence ATGGATAAAAAAGTAACTGTAATCGGAGCCGGAAATGTTGGAGCCACTGCTGCTCAACGTCTTGCAGAAAAAGAATTATGTGATGTTGTATTGATTGATATTGTTGAGGGTGTACCTCAGGGTAAATCACTTGATCTAATGGAGGCAGCTCCTATAGAAAAGCACGATTCACATATAACAGGAGCTAACAGTTATGAGGCTTCAGCCGGATCGGATATTGTTATCATTACTGCAGGAATACCAAGAAAACCGGGTATGAGTCGGGATGATCTTATCAGTACAAACGCAGGTATAGTTAAAAATGTAGTTAAAGAGGTCGTAAAATATTCGCCTGATACGATAATTATTATTGTAAGCAATCCTCTTGATGCAATGTGCCATGTTGCTTATGAAGCAAGCGGCTTTCCTAAAAACAGAATAATAGGTATGGCCGGTGTGCTTGATTCGGCACGTTTCAGAGCTTTTATAGCAATGGAACTTAATGTTTCGGTTGAAAATACTCATGCTTTTGTTCTTGGAGGACATGGGGATACTATGGTTCCTCTTCCAAGATATTCAACTGTAGCCGGTATTCCAATAACTGAATTGATTTCTAAAGAACGTATAGATGAATTGGTTAAGAGAACTGCAAACGGAGGAGCTGAAATTGTTTCTCTTTTAAAAACCGGAAGCGCCTACTATGCTCCTGCCTCTGCCGCTGTAGAGATGGCGGAATCTATTTTGAAAGACAAGAAAAAAATACTTCCTTGTGCAGCATACCTTGAAGGTGAGTATGGGATAAATGGCTTATTTATAGGTGTTCCTGTAAAATTAGGTTCAAAAGGTATAGAAGAAATCATACAAATTAAAATGACTGATGAAGAAAAAGCAGCACTTAAAAAATCAGCGGATGCCGTTACAGAGCTGAAAGAAGTATTGAAAAAGATTGCTGGTTAA
- a CDS encoding PocR ligand-binding domain-containing protein translates to MELTDIAPIEKWIELEKQINIKSGLCANVFDIKGIRISDFQKWPNKLCPEIKATDKGQSFICAVAHMNLAALAKQTKKEVIEECDAGLVKIIYPIFVKDEFVGAVGACGLLLDDGEADTFLINKITEIEEEKLDRLSCDISSISTKEAEELAQFIKEEIDKMIGDI, encoded by the coding sequence ATGGAACTTACCGATATAGCGCCTATTGAAAAATGGATTGAACTGGAAAAACAAATAAACATAAAATCAGGTCTTTGTGCTAATGTGTTTGATATTAAAGGAATACGAATAAGTGATTTTCAAAAATGGCCGAACAAACTTTGCCCTGAAATTAAGGCAACTGATAAGGGGCAAAGTTTCATATGCGCTGTGGCTCATATGAACCTTGCAGCTTTGGCAAAGCAAACAAAAAAAGAAGTTATCGAAGAATGTGACGCAGGACTTGTCAAGATTATTTATCCTATATTTGTAAAAGATGAATTTGTTGGTGCAGTCGGAGCCTGTGGTTTGTTGCTTGATGATGGGGAAGCTGACACATTTCTGATTAACAAAATAACGGAAATTGAAGAAGAAAAACTTGACAGACTTTCATGCGATATTTCAAGTATAAGCACGAAAGAGGCTGAAGAATTAGCACAATTTATAAAAGAAGAAATTGATAAAATGATAGGTGATATATAA